Proteins encoded together in one Carya illinoinensis cultivar Pawnee chromosome 3, C.illinoinensisPawnee_v1, whole genome shotgun sequence window:
- the LOC122305745 gene encoding uncharacterized protein LOC122305745, translating to MQKAKFWIKAKVNVIDITQVFYYMSCIGCNKGTGYKYNESFVCMYCKNQGVCKPRARAYVELDDNTGKLAATMFGEVAEQALGCSAVELMERAGEENPPYVKRIADKLSKKIWKIQVYADPEKLKEKKYRQFNVLSIEAVEDEENAGSSC from the exons atgcagaaagcaaaattctggaTAAAGGCGAAGGTAAATGTTATTGACATCACCCAAGTTTTTTATTACATGTCATGCATTGGCTGTAATAAAGGAACTGGATATAAATACAATGAAAGCTTCGTTTGTATGTATTGCAAAAACCAAGGGGTCTGCAAACCACG TGCTAGGGCATATGTTGAACTGGACGATAACACTGGAAAGCTAGCTGCTACTATGTTCGGTGAAGTAGCAGAACAGGCACTTGGTTGTTCAGCAGTTGAATTGATGGAACGTGCTGGAGAG gaaaATCCACCGTATGTTAAACGCATTGCGgacaaattatcaaaaaaaatttggaagattCAAGTCTATGCAGATCCAGAGAAActaaaggagaaaaaatataggcaatttaatgtcctctctattgaagcggtggaagatgaagaaaatgctGGATCGTCATGTTAG
- the LOC122305086 gene encoding uncharacterized protein LOC122305086 isoform X2, with product MLHRFNPKQMMANTQLCQYIFRPIPSVRLISHRPSPTPIKPTRLSLHFFKGKSYALQADKNFKWAIALSLVDQSPPKSTLDVERLVGFLYDDLPHLFDDQGIDRTAYDERVKFRDPITKHDTISGYLLNIALLKTLFRPEFQLHWVKQTGPYEITTRWTMIMRFILLPWKPELVFTGTSIMGINPETGKFCSHADFWDSIKQNDYFSPEGLWDVLKQLRIYKTPDLETPKYQILKRTADYEVRKYAPFIVVEANGDKLAGSTGFNDVTGYIFGKNSRSEKIPMTTPVFTQAFDAELSKVSIQVVLPLEKDIRSLRKVEGGIAAVLKFSGRASEEIVKEKEKLLRSSLINDGLKPKTGCLLARYNDPGRTWSFIMRNEMLIWLEEFTLD from the exons ATGCTGCACCGTTTTAACCCCAAACAAATGATGGCCAACACTCAACTCTGCCAATACATTTTCCGCCCCATCCCCTCCGTGCGCCTCATCTCCCACCGACCGAGCCCCACGCCCATCAAACCCACCAGgctttctctccattttttcaaAGGCAAAAGCTACGCCCTTCAAGCTGACAAAAACTTCAAGTGGGCCATTGCTCTAAGCCTAGTGGACCAAAGCCCGCCAAAATCCACACTTGACGTTGAACGGTTAGTGggttttttatatgatgatctcCCTCATCTCTTTGATGATCAGGGGATCGACCGGACGGCGTACGATGAGCGTGTGAAGTTCAGGGACCCAATCACCAAGCATGACACCATTAGTGGGTACCTGTTGAACATAGCTCTCTTGAAGACACTCTTCAGGCCCGAGTTCCAGTTGCACTGGGTCAAACAG ACAGGTCCTTATGAAATTACTACGAGGTGGACCATGATCATGAGGTTTATCCTTCTGCCATGGAAACCAGAATTGGTCTTTACAGGAACCTCTATCATGGGCATCAATCCAGAGACTGGAAAGTTTTGCAGTCATGCG GACTTTTGGGATTCCATAAAGCAAAATGACTACTTTTCTCCAGAAGGTTTGTGGGATGTGTTAAAGCAG TTGCGGATATATAAGACTCCAGACTTGGAGACACCCAAGTATCAGATACTGAAAAGAACTGCTGACTATGAG GTGAGAAAGTACGCACCATTTATAGTGGTAGAAGCAAACGGGGACAAATTAGCTGGGTCAACTGGTTTTAATGATGTTACCGG GTACATATTTGGAAAGAATTCCAGATCAGAGAAGATACCGATGACTACTCCTGTCTTCACGCAGGCATTTGATGCTGAACTGTCCAAAGTTTCCATCCAAGTGGTTCTTCCATTGGAGAAAGATATAAGAAG CTTGAGAAAAGTGGAAGGGGGCATTGCTGCTGTTTTGAAGTTCAGTGGAAGAGCTTCAGAAgaaattgttaaagaaaaagagaaattgcTCCGCTCTTCTCTTATAAATGATGGCCTCAAACCTAAGACCGGTTGTTTGCTTGCACGATACAATGATCCAGGCCGAACGTGGAGCTTTATAATG AGAAATGAAATGCTGATATGGCTTGAAGAGTTCACATTGGATTGA
- the LOC122304903 gene encoding uncharacterized protein LOC122304903, translating into MRSDHGKEPAKRILYRDLPEEKKEEIRRKQRERYAKQKASKRNSIRINDFDTSIGDQTTTSIARYSNNDIQYTDNIQDCSLVQRVSKRKRNSDVHIDIVEEDSSPQVCVIPDVEVCVTNSETNSFINNVSKSSNQLFIQQDPHVVQEESSYDTNMLTACRGQSHHGSVGFRQLLKVVPFEAYSLPLVPSCIHCKAKRFHHETTGFCCADGTISLATNDVPDQLYALFTSNTDESTHFRTYIRTYNNKFAFTSFGVKFDKDLCRRNRGIYTFRTQGQIYHYINDLVPSNRRPSYLQLYFYDTEHELENRISDSNRMDPSIVTQLIDILRINPYSIFFRSLGDLPDLENQIIHIRSDAGLDQRVFNAPTSSQVAAIWVENDDEDQLRGRDIFVFNHSGGSHIVQYYFGCYDPLQYPLLFPFGDIGWHQGIERISRGRRSTYNETNGSINPQQSMTAEELLAREQRASNRKSKDPVVSCREYYCYKLQIRENVRSILLLSGRLLQQFVVDMYVKIETSRLNYFRKKQQHIRSELYQGIVDTITLGETNASNVGKRIILPSSFIGGPRDMRKRYMEAMALVQRYGKPDIFLTMTCNPNWKEITNELHLHEESQNRPDLVARVFRAKLEELKDQLFKRKIFGQVSAYVYVIEHQKRGFPHAHFLIILQKDWKVYAPESFDEIVSAEIPDKNTNLHLHNAVVKHMMHGPCGVLNPTNVCMKKNGCCKSNYPKNYASATTVGNDCFPIYRRSNNGVTVKVRSQNLDNRWVVPYNPYLLATFDCHINVEICSTIKAVKYLYKYIYKGHDRVAFNLISEQNNQQLDEIQQFQSARWIAPPEAMWRIYGFIINEMYPAVYSLHLHLEDQHPVTFRANDDLINVVNLDRSRKSMLTEFFALNRVDENAKRLLYKEFPEYYVWNQQNKDWTPRKKKTVIGRIVTANPFEGERYYLRILLNHVRGPLSFDDLKTVDGVVAPTFREAATMHGLLQRDSSLEDCLQEASLYQVPSSLRRLFATILVYCNPTNPRELWERFEQDMSTDFKSTEDSISNVRTQVLRSISFTIESMGKDINSYHLLDDDICFDDEEFQSREIDDELAVEIPEEDIAASQFLNSEQQHVYNAVLEKVFANQNAAFFVDGPGGTGKTFLYRALLATVRSRKLVALATASSGVAASILPGGRTAHSRFKLPLDTDERNTCCVSKQSALANLLRAAKLIIWDEAPMTRKQHIEALDKMLRDINNSDVTFGAKVVVFGGDFRQVLPVVRKGTRQQQVNSNYVLEVGNGMPPNTVDETIKIPNRMLIPYYDDNTSLDHLIEDVFHNIHEYSMNISTMMNRAILTPKNSYVDEINALLIQRLPGEIQRYYSFDETIDASEQSVMEDFLNTLTPNGLPPHELLLKKNCPIMLLRNINPSEGLCNGTRLICRAFDQNVIDAEIAVGHHIGKRVFIPRIPFLPNVDENSGFPFKRTQFPIRLSFAMTINKSQGQTLDCVGIYLPQPVFSHGQLYVALSRAKTSSAVRILIRPVSTEQREENCTKNIVFTELLTLSCLN; encoded by the exons ATGAGAAGTG atcaTGGAAAAGAACCTGCAAAAAGAATCTTGTATAGAGATTtaccagaagagaaaaaggaagagatccgtagaaaacaaagagaaagataTGCTAAACAAAAAGCATCCAAAAGGAACTCAATCCGTATAAATGATTTCGATACATCTATTGGTGATCAAACGACTACGTCGATTGCTCGATATTCAAACAATGATATCCAATATACAGACAACATTCAAGACTGTAGTCTTGTTCAAAGAGTATCAAAGAGAAAGCGAAATTCTGATGTTCATATTGATATCGTTGAAGAGGATTCGTCTCCTCAAGTATGTGTTATTCCTGATGTTGAAGTATGTGTCACTAATTCAGAGAcaaattcattcataaacaaTGTCTCCAAATCTTCTAATCAACTCTTTATCCAGCAG GATCCACATGTTGTTCAAGAGGAGTCGAGCTACGATACAAATATGCTGACAGCTTGTAGGG GTCAGTCGCATCACGGTTCTGTTGGATTTAGACAATTGTTGAAGGTAGTGCCATTTGAAGCATATTCTCTGCCATTAGTCCCCAGCTGCATACATTGTAAAGCAAAGCGATTCCACCATGAAACAACTGGCTTTTGCTGTGCTGATGGAACAATTTCTTTAGCCACAAATGATGTTCCTGATCAGCTTTATGCATTGTTTACCTCCAACACAGATGAATCTACACATTTTAGGACATACATTCGAACTTATAATAACAAGTTCGCTTTTACATCCTTTGGAGTGAAGTTTGATAAAGATCTTTGCAGGAGAAATAGAGGAATCTATACTTTCAGAACTCAAGGACAGATCTATCACTATATCAACGATTTGGTTCCTTCAAATCGTCGTCCTTCTTATCTCCAGTTGTATTTCTATGATACAGAacatgaattagaaaatcgcatttctgattCAAATAGAATGGATCCATCAATTGTCACTCAACTCATTGATATTCTTCGCATCAATccgtattctatttttttccgaTCTCTTGGTGATTTGCCAGATTTGGAAAATCAAATAATTCATATAAGATCAGATGCTGGCCTAGATCAACGTGTATTCAATGCCCCCACATCTTCACAAGTTGCAGCGATATGGGTAgaaaatgatgatgaagatcaaCTAAGAGGACGTGACATTTTTGTCTTTAACCATTCTGGTGGAAGTCATATAGTTCAATACTATTTTGGGTGTTATGATCCATTGCAATATCCGTTGTTATTTCCATTTGGCGATATTGGTTGGCATCAAGGGATTGAAAGGATTAGTAGAGGAAGGAGATCTACATATAACGAAACAAACGGATCAATAAATCCTCAACAATCAATGACTGCAGAAGAATTACTTGCAAGAGAACAACGAG CGTCAAACAGAAAAAGCAAGGATCCAGTTGTTTCATGCCGTGAATATTATTGCTACAAATTACAAATCAGAGAAAATGTCAGATCAATTTTGCTACTTTCTGGTCGACTATTGCAACAATTTGTAGTAGATATGTATGTTAAGATCGAGACGTcgagattaaattattttaggaaGAAGCAACAACATATTCGATCAGAGTTATATCAAGGTATTGTTGATACAATTACGCTTGGGGAAACAAACGCTTCTAATGTTGGAAAACGGATTATACTGCCTTCATCATTTATTGGAGGTCCAAGAGACATGAGAAaaagatatatggaagcaatggcTTTAGTTCAGCGTTATGGCAAACCAGACATTTTCTTAACAATGACGTGCAATCCAAATTGGAAAGAAATTACAAATGAACTACATCTGCATGAGGAGAGTCAGAATCGACCTGATTTGGTTGCTCGAGTATTTCGTGCAAAACTAGAAGAATTAAAGGATCAATTATTCAAGAGGAAAATATTTGGTCAAGTCTCAGCATATGTCTACGTTATCGAGCATCAAAAGAGAGGTTTTCCACATGcgcattttttaattatcttacAAAAGGATTGGAAGGTCTATGCGCCTGAATCTTTTGACGAGATCGTATCAGCAGAGATAcctgataaaaatacaaacttgcACTTGCATAACGCTGTTGTAAAGCATATGATGCATGGGCCATGTGGAGTGTTGAACCCAACAAATGTTTGCATGAAGAAAAATGGTTGTTGCAAAAGTAATTATCCAAAAAATTATGCATCTGCTACAACCGTTGGAAATGATTGCTTCCCAATATATAGGCGTTCAAACAATGGAGTAACTGTCAAAGTCAGAAGCCAAAATTTAGATAATCGTTGGGTTGTTCCATATAATCCATATCTGCTTGCAACATTCGACTGTCACATTAATGTCGAGATTTGTTCTACGATAAAAGCagtcaaatatctttataaatacatttataaaGGACATGATCGTGTTGCTTTCAACTTGATTTCTgaacaaaacaatcaacaacTTGATGAAATCCAACAATTCCAATCGGCCCGATGGATTGCTCCCCCCGAAGCTATGTGGAGAATATATGGCTTTATTATTAATGAGATGTACCCAGCAGTGTATAGTTTACATTTACATTTGGAGGATCAACACCCAGTGACTTTCCGAGCAAATGATGATCTAATCAATGTTGTCAACTTAGATCGTTCTAGAAAATCGATGTTAACAGAATTTTTTGCATTAAATCGAGTAGACGAGAATGCAAAGAGATTACTGTATAAAGAATTTCCAGAATATTATGTTTGGAACCAACAAAATAAAGATTGGACTCCTCGGAAAAAGAAAACTGTTATAGGCCGTATTGTTACAGCAAATCCATTTGAAGGCGAAAGGTATTATCTGCGGATATTGCTAAACCATGTAAGAGGACCTTTGTCGTTTGACGATCTCAAGACAGTTGATGGTGTTGTGGCTCCAACATTTCGCGAGGCAGCAACAATGCATGGGTTGCTACAGAGAGATAGTAGCCTAGAAGATTGTTTACAGGAAGCATCTTTATATCAAGTGCCATCCAGTTTGAGACGGTTATTTGCAACAATATTGGTTTATTGTAATCCAACCAATCCGAGGGAGCTTTGGGAACGTTTTGAGCAAGATATGTCAACTGATTTCAAATCAACAGAAGATTCTATATCAAATGTAAGAACCCAAGTATTGAGGTCAATCTCTTTTACAATTGAATCAATGGGGAAAGACATTAATTCCTACCATCTTCTTGATGACGACATTTGCTTCGATGATGAAGAATTTCAATCTAGAGAAATCGATGATGAATTGGCTGTTGAAATTCCAGAAGAAGATATTGCTGCATCACAATTTCTTAATAGTGAACAACAACATGTCTATAACGCAGTGCTGGAAAAAGTATTTGCAAACCAAAATGCTGCATTCTTTGTAGATGGCCCAGGTGGGACAGGGAAGACATTCCTGTACAGAGCACTTCTCGCAACAGTACGATCAAGAAAATTAGTAGCACTTGCAACTGCTTCATCAGGCGTTGCTGCATCTATTCTTCCGGGAGGTCGAACAGCACACTCACGTTTTAAGCTTCCACTTGATACTGACGAAAGAAACACGTGCTGTGTCAGCAAACAAAGTGCACTGGCAAACCTGCTACGTGCagcaaaattaataatttgggACGAGGCTCCAATGACAAGAAAACAACACATAGAAGCATTGGATAAGATGCTACGAGACATCAATAATTCAGATGTAACATTCGGTGCTAAGGTTGTTGTTTTCGGTGGAGATTTTCGACAGGTTTTACCCGTGGTTCGTAAAGGAACAAGACAACAACAGGTTAATTCCA ATTATGTGTTAGAAGTTGGAAACGGAATGCCGCCAAACACAGTTGATGAAACCATAAAGATTCCAAATAGGATGCTTATTCCCTATTATGATGACAACACTTCTTTAGATCATTTGATAGAAGATGTTTTCCAcaatattcatgaatattcaATGAATATTTCAACTATGATGAATCGGGCAATATTAACACCGAAGAATAGTTATGTCGACGAAATAAACGCATTGTTGATTCAAAGGCTCCCGGGTGAAATTCAGCGATATTACAGTTTTGATGAGACAATAGATGCATCTGAACAATCAGTTATGGAAGATTTCTTGAATACTCTAACTCCAAACGGACTTCCGCCCCATGAATTATTACTCAAGAAAAACTGTCCCATCATGCTGCTTAGAAACATTAATCCTTCAGAAGGACTATGCAACGGAACCCGTTTGATCTGTCGGGCTTTTGATCAAAATGTCATAGATGCAGAAATTGCAGTTGGACACCATATCGGAAAAAGAGTGTTCATTCCAAGGATACCATTCTTACcaaatgttgatgaaaatagTGGTTTTCCATTCAAACGAACTCAATTTCCTATAAGATTGAGTTTCGCAATGACTATAAATAAGTCACAAGGACAGACATTAGATTGTGTTGGGATTTATTTACCTCAGCCAGTTTTTTCACATGGTCAATTATATGTAGCTTTATCAAGGGCAAAGACATCATCTGCAGTGAGGATTCTAATACGACCAGTGTCCACTGAACAACGTGAAGAGaactgcacaaaaaatattgtgtttACAGAATTACTTACATTATCATGTTTGAATTAA
- the LOC122304904 gene encoding replication protein A 70 kDa DNA-binding subunit D-like: MWTVYTSIKDITPKTKNWKIKMIVAEKSPKRISQRTAVKYQNLILIDKEGNRVQATMFGTDIDPRENTLKILQSYYIIDAYVKPVDPKYKIGEYQYQWTLNSKTIIEEVPQNEEQIDAPKYEIIPFKDLEAYRGSIGEIDILAVAIKIKPTKEITTASGPTTIQEIYVIDESLNPICLTMWGRFVQDECQKISDIIEDKPIILGTKISVGSYNGLSLSSRPSSTFIINPLLPEAAAMKQWVD; encoded by the exons atgtgGACGGTGTATACATCAATAAAGGATATCACTCCGAAAACAAAAAACTGGAAGATTAAGATGATCGTTGCGGAAAAGTCACCTAAACGAATAAGCCAACGCACAGCAGTGAAGTACCAAAATTTGATATTAATTGATAAAGAG GGAAATCGAGTGCAGGCGACAATGTTTGGAACTGATATTGACCCCCGGGAGAacactttaaaaattttacagtCCTATTATATCATCGATGCATATGTCAAACCAGTAGatccaaaatacaaaattgGAGAATATCAATATCAATGGACCCTTAACTCAAAAACAATAATAGAAGAAGTTCCACAGAACGAAGAGCAAATAGATGCACCGAAATATGAGATCATCCCATTCAAGGACTTGGAGGCTTATAGAGGGTCGATTGGAGAAATAG atattttagcTGTCGCAATCAAAATTAAGCCAACTAAAGAGATAACGACAGCATCTGGACCAACAACGATCCAGGAGATATATGTTATTGATGAAAG cTTGAACCCCATATGTTTGACTATGTGGGGTCGATTTGTCCAAGACGAATGTCAGAAAATATCAGATATTATTGAAGATAAGCCGATAATACTTGGAACAAAAATATCTGTTGGATCATATAAcg GATTGTCTCTATCATCACGTCCATCAAGTACTTTTATAATCAATCCTCTTCTTCCTGAGGCAGCTGCAATGAAGCAATG GGTTGATTAA
- the LOC122305086 gene encoding uncharacterized protein LOC122305086 isoform X1, whose product MLHRFNPKQMMANTQLCQYIFRPIPSVRLISHRPSPTPIKPTRLSLHFFKGKSYALQADKNFKWAIALSLVDQSPPKSTLDVERLVGFLYDDLPHLFDDQGIDRTAYDERVKFRDPITKHDTISGYLLNIALLKTLFRPEFQLHWVKQTGPYEITTRWTMIMRFILLPWKPELVFTGTSIMGINPETGKFCSHADFWDSIKQNDYFSPEGLWDVLKQLRIYKTPDLETPKYQILKRTADYEVRKYAPFIVVEANGDKLAGSTGFNDVTGYIFGKNSRSEKIPMTTPVFTQAFDAELSKVSIQVVLPLEKDIRSLPDPNQEIISLRKVEGGIAAVLKFSGRASEEIVKEKEKLLRSSLINDGLKPKTGCLLARYNDPGRTWSFIMRNEMLIWLEEFTLD is encoded by the exons ATGCTGCACCGTTTTAACCCCAAACAAATGATGGCCAACACTCAACTCTGCCAATACATTTTCCGCCCCATCCCCTCCGTGCGCCTCATCTCCCACCGACCGAGCCCCACGCCCATCAAACCCACCAGgctttctctccattttttcaaAGGCAAAAGCTACGCCCTTCAAGCTGACAAAAACTTCAAGTGGGCCATTGCTCTAAGCCTAGTGGACCAAAGCCCGCCAAAATCCACACTTGACGTTGAACGGTTAGTGggttttttatatgatgatctcCCTCATCTCTTTGATGATCAGGGGATCGACCGGACGGCGTACGATGAGCGTGTGAAGTTCAGGGACCCAATCACCAAGCATGACACCATTAGTGGGTACCTGTTGAACATAGCTCTCTTGAAGACACTCTTCAGGCCCGAGTTCCAGTTGCACTGGGTCAAACAG ACAGGTCCTTATGAAATTACTACGAGGTGGACCATGATCATGAGGTTTATCCTTCTGCCATGGAAACCAGAATTGGTCTTTACAGGAACCTCTATCATGGGCATCAATCCAGAGACTGGAAAGTTTTGCAGTCATGCG GACTTTTGGGATTCCATAAAGCAAAATGACTACTTTTCTCCAGAAGGTTTGTGGGATGTGTTAAAGCAG TTGCGGATATATAAGACTCCAGACTTGGAGACACCCAAGTATCAGATACTGAAAAGAACTGCTGACTATGAG GTGAGAAAGTACGCACCATTTATAGTGGTAGAAGCAAACGGGGACAAATTAGCTGGGTCAACTGGTTTTAATGATGTTACCGG GTACATATTTGGAAAGAATTCCAGATCAGAGAAGATACCGATGACTACTCCTGTCTTCACGCAGGCATTTGATGCTGAACTGTCCAAAGTTTCCATCCAAGTGGTTCTTCCATTGGAGAAAGATATAAGAAG TTTACCAGATCCTAATCAAGAAATTATTAGCTTGAGAAAAGTGGAAGGGGGCATTGCTGCTGTTTTGAAGTTCAGTGGAAGAGCTTCAGAAgaaattgttaaagaaaaagagaaattgcTCCGCTCTTCTCTTATAAATGATGGCCTCAAACCTAAGACCGGTTGTTTGCTTGCACGATACAATGATCCAGGCCGAACGTGGAGCTTTATAATG AGAAATGAAATGCTGATATGGCTTGAAGAGTTCACATTGGATTGA
- the LOC122305086 gene encoding heme-binding-like protein At3g10130, chloroplastic isoform X3, with protein sequence MIMRFILLPWKPELVFTGTSIMGINPETGKFCSHADFWDSIKQNDYFSPEGLWDVLKQLRIYKTPDLETPKYQILKRTADYEVRKYAPFIVVEANGDKLAGSTGFNDVTGYIFGKNSRSEKIPMTTPVFTQAFDAELSKVSIQVVLPLEKDIRSLPDPNQEIISLRKVEGGIAAVLKFSGRASEEIVKEKEKLLRSSLINDGLKPKTGCLLARYNDPGRTWSFIMRNEMLIWLEEFTLD encoded by the exons ATGATCATGAGGTTTATCCTTCTGCCATGGAAACCAGAATTGGTCTTTACAGGAACCTCTATCATGGGCATCAATCCAGAGACTGGAAAGTTTTGCAGTCATGCG GACTTTTGGGATTCCATAAAGCAAAATGACTACTTTTCTCCAGAAGGTTTGTGGGATGTGTTAAAGCAG TTGCGGATATATAAGACTCCAGACTTGGAGACACCCAAGTATCAGATACTGAAAAGAACTGCTGACTATGAG GTGAGAAAGTACGCACCATTTATAGTGGTAGAAGCAAACGGGGACAAATTAGCTGGGTCAACTGGTTTTAATGATGTTACCGG GTACATATTTGGAAAGAATTCCAGATCAGAGAAGATACCGATGACTACTCCTGTCTTCACGCAGGCATTTGATGCTGAACTGTCCAAAGTTTCCATCCAAGTGGTTCTTCCATTGGAGAAAGATATAAGAAG TTTACCAGATCCTAATCAAGAAATTATTAGCTTGAGAAAAGTGGAAGGGGGCATTGCTGCTGTTTTGAAGTTCAGTGGAAGAGCTTCAGAAgaaattgttaaagaaaaagagaaattgcTCCGCTCTTCTCTTATAAATGATGGCCTCAAACCTAAGACCGGTTGTTTGCTTGCACGATACAATGATCCAGGCCGAACGTGGAGCTTTATAATG AGAAATGAAATGCTGATATGGCTTGAAGAGTTCACATTGGATTGA